In a genomic window of Streptomyces noursei ATCC 11455:
- the mutM gene encoding bifunctional DNA-formamidopyrimidine glycosylase/DNA-(apurinic or apyrimidinic site) lyase, with the protein MPELPEVEVVRRGLARWVSGRTIDTVEVRHPRAIRRHTAGAEDFAARLTGLRVGPARRRGKYLWLPVTGGGPAAQSAAEGIAPVVTPSVTHGLAILAHLGMSGQLLVQPQDAPDEKHLRIRIRFTDADTPAEAIGTELRFVDQRTFGGLSLHDTVPGDPDLLPDVIAHIARDPLDPAFDDAAFHDALRRRRTTIKRALLDQTLISGVGNIYADEALWRSRLHYDRPTATFTRPRTAELLGHVRDVMTAALAVGGTSFDSLYVNVNGESGYFERALDAYGREDEPCRRCGTPIRRRPWMNRSSYFCPRCQRPPRPH; encoded by the coding sequence GTGCCCGAGCTGCCCGAGGTCGAAGTCGTCCGCCGCGGCCTGGCGCGCTGGGTCAGCGGCCGCACCATCGACACGGTCGAGGTCCGCCACCCGCGCGCCATCCGCCGGCACACCGCCGGCGCGGAGGACTTCGCCGCCCGGCTCACCGGACTGCGTGTCGGCCCGGCCCGCCGCCGCGGCAAGTACCTCTGGCTCCCGGTGACCGGCGGCGGCCCGGCCGCCCAGAGCGCCGCCGAGGGCATCGCCCCGGTCGTCACCCCGTCCGTCACCCACGGACTGGCGATCCTCGCCCACCTCGGCATGAGCGGACAGCTGCTGGTCCAGCCGCAGGACGCCCCCGACGAGAAGCACCTGCGGATCCGGATCCGCTTCACCGACGCCGACACCCCCGCCGAGGCCATCGGCACCGAGCTGCGCTTCGTCGACCAACGCACCTTCGGCGGCCTCTCGCTGCACGACACCGTGCCCGGCGACCCCGACCTGCTGCCCGACGTGATCGCGCACATCGCCCGGGACCCGCTCGACCCGGCCTTCGACGACGCCGCCTTCCACGACGCACTGCGCCGCCGCCGGACCACGATCAAGCGAGCGCTGCTCGACCAGACCCTGATCAGCGGCGTCGGCAACATCTACGCCGACGAGGCGCTGTGGCGCTCCCGGCTCCACTACGACCGGCCGACCGCCACCTTCACCCGGCCCCGCACCGCCGAACTGCTCGGGCACGTCCGGGACGTGATGACCGCCGCGCTGGCCGTCGGCGGCACCAGCTTCGACAGCCTCTACGTCAACGTCAACGGCGAGTCCGGCTACTTCGAGCGCGCCCTGGACGCCTACGGCCGCGAGGACGAGCCCTGCCGCCGCTGCGGTACGCCCATCCGGCGCCGTCCCTGGATGAACCGCTCCAGCTACTTCTGCCCGCGCTGCCAGCGCCCGCCGCGGCCGCACTGA
- the rnc gene encoding ribonuclease III: MTGTVSSPKKAEDGPSSPCKRGEETAPADTASSLSLLEGRLGYTLESALLVRALTHRSFAYENGGLPTNERLEFLGDSVLGLVVTDTLYRIHPDLPEGQLAKLRAAVVNSRALAEVGRGLDLGAFIRLGRGEEGTGGRDKASILADTLEAVIGAVYLDQGLDAAGELVHRLFDPLIEKSSSLGAGLDWKTSLQELTATEGLGVPEYLVTETGPDHEKTFTAAARVGGVSYGTGTGRSKKEAEQQAAESAWRAIRAAADEAAGKAPEGDDPAQASGDTPSPTH, translated from the coding sequence GTGACAGGCACTGTGTCTAGCCCGAAGAAGGCAGAGGACGGCCCTTCCTCACCCTGCAAGCGCGGTGAGGAAACGGCACCGGCGGACACGGCCTCGTCCCTCTCGCTTCTGGAAGGGCGGCTCGGGTACACACTTGAGTCCGCCCTTCTGGTGCGTGCGCTGACGCATCGCTCGTTCGCCTACGAGAACGGCGGTCTGCCCACCAACGAGCGGCTCGAATTCCTCGGGGATTCGGTCCTCGGCCTGGTGGTCACGGACACGCTGTACCGCATCCACCCCGACCTGCCGGAAGGCCAGCTGGCCAAGTTGCGGGCCGCGGTGGTCAACTCGCGGGCGCTCGCCGAGGTGGGCCGCGGCCTCGACCTCGGCGCCTTCATCCGCCTCGGACGGGGCGAAGAGGGCACGGGCGGCCGGGACAAGGCGTCCATCCTCGCCGACACCCTGGAAGCGGTGATCGGCGCGGTCTATCTCGACCAGGGCCTCGACGCGGCCGGCGAGCTGGTACACCGGCTCTTCGACCCGCTCATCGAGAAGTCCTCCAGCCTGGGCGCCGGCCTGGACTGGAAGACGAGTCTCCAGGAGCTCACCGCGACCGAGGGCCTCGGGGTCCCGGAATATCTGGTCACCGAGACCGGCCCGGACCACGAGAAGACCTTCACTGCTGCTGCCCGCGTCGGTGGTGTCTCGTACGGCACCGGCACCGGCCGCAGCAAGAAGGAAGCCGAGCAGCAGGCGGCCGAGTCCGCATGGCGCGCGATCCGCGCCGCGGCGGACGAGGCGGCAGGGAAGGCGCCGGAAGGCGACGACCCGGCTCAGGCTTCCGGCGACACCCCGTCGCCGACACACTGA
- the rpmF gene encoding 50S ribosomal protein L32, whose amino-acid sequence MAVPKRKMSRSNTRHRRSQWKAAVPTLVACERCQEPKQQHIACPSCGTYNKRQVIAV is encoded by the coding sequence GTGGCTGTTCCGAAGCGGAAGATGTCGCGCAGCAACACGCGCCACCGCCGGTCGCAGTGGAAGGCTGCGGTCCCCACCCTGGTTGCGTGCGAGCGCTGCCAGGAGCCGAAGCAGCAGCACATCGCGTGCCCGAGCTGCGGCACCTACAACAAGCGCCAGGTCATCGCGGTCTGA
- a CDS encoding YceD family protein, with the protein MFDTRELGRRPGTLKRLSRSVEAPADLGNEIIGAPEGEPIELDLRLEAVMDGVLVTGTARATVKGECVRCLEPLERVLEADFQELFSYPDADVRTTESGDDAEDEEDTFYIEDDLFDLEPVLRDAVVLALPLQPVCREDCPGLCSDCGARLADDPDHHHDAVDMRWAALQELVGSNQDHEMDNEPRDGGDEPQEK; encoded by the coding sequence GTGTTCGACACACGCGAGCTGGGTCGTCGTCCCGGCACGCTCAAGCGGCTCTCCCGCTCCGTCGAGGCCCCCGCGGACCTCGGCAACGAGATCATCGGAGCGCCCGAGGGCGAGCCGATCGAACTCGACCTCCGCCTGGAAGCGGTCATGGACGGGGTGCTTGTCACAGGTACCGCCCGTGCGACCGTGAAGGGGGAGTGCGTAAGGTGTCTGGAGCCGCTGGAGCGAGTGCTCGAAGCGGACTTCCAGGAGCTGTTCTCCTACCCCGACGCCGACGTCCGGACCACTGAGTCCGGCGACGACGCCGAGGACGAGGAGGACACGTTCTACATCGAGGACGATCTTTTCGACCTCGAACCCGTGCTGCGGGACGCGGTGGTGCTGGCACTGCCGCTGCAGCCGGTGTGCCGGGAGGACTGCCCGGGCCTGTGCTCCGATTGTGGAGCGCGGCTGGCGGACGACCCGGACCACCACCACGACGCCGTCGACATGCGCTGGGCGGCACTGCAGGAACTCGTCGGGTCCAACCAGGACCACGAGATGGACAATGAACCCCGCGACGGCGGGGATGAACCTCAGGAGAAGTAG